A genomic region of Mycolicibacterium poriferae contains the following coding sequences:
- a CDS encoding beta-phosphoglucomutase family hydrolase, which produces MLGLPDHVRACLFDLDGVLTDTASVHRQAWKAMFDDYLRARSDDTGEEFVPFDAGADYEQYVDGKPRLDGVRSFLESRGITLDDSTVEELGQRKNDSFTDVLHRDGVEVFEGSRRYLRAAADAGLRRAVVSSSANTREVLELTGLDAFVEARVDGVTLREEHLAGKPAPDSFLRAAELLDVAPAHAAVFEDALSGVAAGRAGDFGVVVGVDRVGQADALRDNGADVVVGDLGELLP; this is translated from the coding sequence ATGCTGGGGCTACCCGATCACGTCCGTGCCTGCCTGTTCGACCTCGACGGTGTCCTGACCGACACCGCGAGCGTGCACCGGCAGGCCTGGAAAGCGATGTTCGACGACTACCTGCGCGCGCGCAGCGACGACACCGGCGAGGAGTTCGTGCCGTTCGACGCCGGCGCCGACTACGAGCAGTACGTCGACGGCAAGCCGCGGCTGGACGGTGTGCGGTCCTTCCTCGAGAGCCGGGGCATCACACTCGACGACTCGACGGTCGAGGAACTGGGGCAACGCAAGAACGACAGCTTCACCGACGTGCTGCACCGCGACGGGGTGGAGGTGTTCGAGGGGTCCCGCCGTTATCTCCGGGCCGCCGCCGACGCGGGCCTGCGCCGCGCGGTCGTCTCGTCGAGCGCCAACACCCGCGAAGTGCTCGAGCTGACCGGTCTCGACGCCTTCGTCGAAGCCCGCGTCGACGGGGTGACGCTGCGCGAGGAACACCTCGCCGGGAAGCCCGCCCCCGACTCGTTCCTGCGGGCCGCCGAACTGCTCGACGTGGCGCCCGCGCACGCCGCGGTGTTCGAGGACGCCCTGTCCGGGGTGGCCGCCGGCCGGGCCGGGGACTTCGGGGTGGTCGTCGGCGTGGACCGGGTCGGACAAGCGGATGCGTTGCGGGACAACGGCGCCGACGTCGTCGTGGGTGATCTGGGGGAGCTGCTGCCATGA
- a CDS encoding TIGR03668 family PPOX class F420-dependent oxidoreductase: MSEPDAATVFDAAARFSSSPVAALATVGADGAPHLVPVVFAMPEGRTDVLYTAVDAKPKSTRRLRRLANIEANPTVSLLVDHYDDDWNRLWWVRVDGTATIHLRGEEVAAGYAALRAKYSQYQRIELDGPVVTVAVRRWSSWQGG; the protein is encoded by the coding sequence ATGTCCGAGCCCGATGCAGCAACGGTGTTCGATGCGGCAGCGCGGTTCTCGAGCTCGCCGGTCGCGGCGCTGGCCACGGTCGGTGCCGACGGCGCACCGCACCTGGTGCCGGTGGTGTTCGCGATGCCCGAAGGCCGCACCGACGTGCTGTACACCGCTGTGGACGCCAAGCCGAAGTCGACCAGGCGGCTGCGCCGACTGGCCAACATCGAGGCCAACCCCACCGTGAGCCTGCTCGTCGACCACTACGACGACGACTGGAACCGGCTCTGGTGGGTGCGTGTGGACGGCACCGCCACGATCCACCTCCGCGGTGAGGAGGTCGCCGCCGGATACGCCGCCCTGCGCGCCAAGTACTCCCAATACCAGCGCATCGAACTGGACGGCCCCGTCGTCACCGTCGCGGTCCGGCGCTGGTCGTCCTGGCAGGGGGGTTAG
- a CDS encoding ABC transporter permease yields MADFSTRSRDGRTVQAWANLVHDEALYDAIAVSVLLAVLTVAGMLTLLVPTMIWVRLRARWARRLVEFCCLLPLTIPALVIVVGLRNVYLWVTYLLGESALTLAFVYVVVVLPFAYRALDASLSAVDLRTLTEAARSLGAGWFTATLQVVVPNIWPGMVSAAFISTAVVLGEYTIASLSGYQTLPVQIVLLGKSDGPTSVAASLATLVFGFVLLSALSLFTRRRRSTASVAR; encoded by the coding sequence ATGGCCGACTTCTCCACCCGGAGCCGGGACGGACGCACGGTGCAGGCGTGGGCGAACCTGGTGCACGACGAGGCGCTGTACGACGCGATCGCGGTGTCGGTGCTGCTGGCGGTTCTGACGGTGGCCGGGATGCTGACCCTGCTGGTGCCGACCATGATCTGGGTGCGGTTGCGTGCCCGGTGGGCCAGGCGCCTGGTCGAGTTCTGCTGTCTGCTGCCGCTGACGATCCCGGCGCTGGTGATCGTGGTCGGGTTGCGCAACGTGTATCTGTGGGTGACCTACCTGCTGGGTGAGTCGGCGTTGACGCTGGCGTTCGTCTATGTGGTCGTCGTGCTGCCGTTCGCGTACCGGGCACTGGACGCCTCGCTGTCCGCTGTGGATCTGCGCACCCTCACCGAGGCGGCCCGCTCGCTGGGGGCCGGGTGGTTCACCGCCACGCTGCAGGTGGTGGTACCCAACATCTGGCCGGGCATGGTGTCGGCGGCGTTCATCTCCACCGCCGTGGTGCTGGGTGAGTACACCATCGCCTCGCTGAGCGGATACCAGACCCTGCCGGTTCAGATCGTGCTGCTCGGCAAGAGCGACGGCCCCACCTCGGTGGCCGCGTCGCTGGCGACGCTGGTGTTCGGCTTCGTCCTGTTGTCGGCGCTGTCGCTGTTCACCCGGCGACGCCGCAGCACCGCATCGGTGGCCCGATGA
- a CDS encoding sigma-70 family RNA polymerase sigma factor has protein sequence MTTTHLAHDDDLAARFARDAVPAIDGLYRHAFTLTRDRNDAEDLLQDTAARAYAGFGSFQPGTNLSGWLYRIMVNAHLNNRRWQQHRPTLSFTAEFSDPQLLSHARRTAGLGSAEDEVLARAGDQRVAAAMRGLPATYRTAVYYADVEGRKFKEIAALTDVPIGTVMSRVHRGRIRLRRALAEPAAA, from the coding sequence ATGACCACCACCCACCTTGCCCATGACGACGACCTCGCCGCGCGTTTCGCCCGCGACGCGGTGCCGGCGATCGACGGGCTGTACCGTCACGCGTTCACGCTGACACGCGACCGCAACGACGCCGAGGACCTGTTGCAGGACACTGCAGCCCGGGCCTACGCCGGCTTCGGTTCGTTCCAGCCGGGCACCAACCTGTCCGGCTGGCTCTACCGGATCATGGTCAACGCGCACCTCAACAATCGCCGCTGGCAACAGCACCGCCCGACCTTGTCGTTCACCGCCGAGTTCAGCGACCCTCAGCTCCTCAGCCACGCGCGCCGCACCGCCGGCCTCGGCTCAGCGGAGGACGAGGTGCTCGCACGGGCGGGAGACCAGCGGGTCGCCGCCGCGATGCGGGGACTGCCCGCGACGTATCGAACCGCGGTGTATTACGCCGACGTCGAGGGCCGCAAGTTCAAGGAGATCGCTGCGCTGACCGACGTGCCGATCGGCACCGTCATGTCGCGCGTGCATCGAGGCCGCATCCGGCTGCGCCGGGCGCTCGCCGAGCCCGCGGCGGCCTGA
- a CDS encoding orotate phosphoribosyltransferase, with protein MAEHNPPRPQTWQAAFELIRDRGHEHRAEPFRLASGQLSHDYIDGKYAVDTGERLAVVSRAVADLASAHGIEYDAVGGLTMGADPLAHGVAMVTGKAWFSVRKEQKQRGREQWIEGTRLQAGARVLLVDDVISTGGSTEIALERVTALGAVVAGVIPMVDRGDIAAGRFAARGVPFVALVSYRDLGIEPVRDV; from the coding sequence ATGGCTGAGCACAACCCTCCGCGCCCGCAGACCTGGCAGGCGGCGTTCGAGTTGATCCGCGACCGCGGCCACGAGCACCGCGCCGAACCGTTCCGGCTGGCCAGCGGCCAACTCAGCCACGACTACATCGACGGCAAGTACGCCGTCGACACCGGAGAGCGGCTGGCGGTGGTCAGCCGCGCGGTCGCCGATCTCGCATCGGCCCACGGCATCGAGTACGACGCCGTCGGGGGTCTGACCATGGGCGCCGACCCGCTGGCACACGGCGTGGCAATGGTGACGGGCAAGGCGTGGTTCTCCGTGCGCAAGGAACAGAAGCAGCGCGGCCGGGAGCAGTGGATCGAGGGCACCCGCCTGCAGGCGGGTGCCCGGGTCCTGCTGGTCGACGACGTCATCAGCACCGGCGGCTCCACCGAGATCGCCCTCGAGCGGGTGACCGCGCTGGGCGCCGTGGTGGCCGGCGTCATCCCGATGGTCGACCGCGGTGACATCGCCGCGGGCCGCTTCGCCGCCCGCGGGGTTCCGTTCGTCGCGTTGGTCAGCTACCGCGACCTGGGCATCGAGCCCGTTCGCGACGTCTGA
- a CDS encoding HugZ family pyridoxamine 5'-phosphate oxidase encodes MSSAGPTRDHGDPGDAPTVPPALTEPADTRRPSAAEEARTIAAATNTGTLASLTADGDPWASFVTYGLLGGAPVLCVSNLAEHGRNLAHDPRASLAIVAPSSQADPLASGRVTLAGHVEQPVGDERDAARAAHLGAVAAAKYYIDYSDFALWVLRVSRVRWVGGYGRMDSTTGPEYAAAEPDPVTPRAAGAVAHLNADHADSLVAMARTLGGYPDTVAATCTSADRYGLDLRLDTERGMAYTRIGYASPIDSIDELRSATVELAQRARRG; translated from the coding sequence GTGAGCTCCGCAGGCCCGACACGTGACCACGGTGATCCCGGCGACGCACCCACCGTCCCCCCTGCGCTGACCGAACCCGCCGACACCCGGCGCCCGTCGGCGGCCGAGGAGGCGCGAACCATCGCGGCAGCCACCAACACCGGCACCCTGGCCTCGCTGACCGCCGACGGGGACCCGTGGGCGTCGTTCGTCACCTACGGCTTGCTGGGCGGGGCCCCGGTGCTGTGCGTGTCGAACCTGGCCGAGCACGGCCGCAACCTCGCCCACGACCCGCGTGCCAGCCTGGCGATCGTCGCGCCCAGCAGCCAGGCCGACCCGCTGGCCAGTGGCAGGGTCACGCTCGCCGGGCACGTCGAGCAGCCCGTCGGTGACGAGCGCGATGCCGCCCGGGCCGCGCACCTGGGCGCGGTCGCCGCCGCGAAGTACTACATCGACTACAGCGACTTCGCGCTGTGGGTGCTGCGGGTGTCCCGGGTGCGCTGGGTGGGCGGTTACGGCCGGATGGATTCGACGACGGGTCCGGAGTACGCCGCCGCCGAGCCCGATCCGGTGACCCCGCGGGCGGCGGGTGCGGTGGCGCACCTCAATGCCGACCATGCCGACAGCCTGGTGGCGATGGCCCGCACGCTGGGCGGCTATCCCGACACCGTCGCCGCGACCTGCACCAGTGCCGACCGATACGGCTTGGACCTGCGGCTGGACACCGAACGCGGGATGGCCTACACCCGAATCGGATACGCCAGCCCCATCGATTCGATCGACGAATTACGTTCGGCCACGGTCGAGTTGGCGCAACGGGCGCGCCGCGGCTGA
- a CDS encoding glycoside hydrolase family 65 protein, giving the protein MIADEAFPVEPWHVRETKLCLDLLPQSESLFALSNGHIGMRGNLDEGEPFGLPGTYLNGFYENRPLPYAEAGFGYPEEGQSVVDVTNGKLIRLLVEDEPFDVRYGDLIAHERVLDLRAGTLRRTAEWCSPAGKHVRIESTRLVSLAQRGLAAIEYVVEALDEDVRVTVQSELVANEDQPAPSDDPRVAALLVKPLEPVEHEVSERGASLMHRTRASGLMMATAMDHLVEAPGRFQLSGDAGDDWARTTVVCALKPGEKLRIVKYITYGWSSLRSRPALHDQAAAAIAAARFTGWDGLLDSQRAYLDEFWDCADVEVDGDPDCQQAVRFGLFHVLQASARAERRAIPGKGLTGTGYDGHAFWDTEGFVLPVLTYTAPGSAADALRWRASTLDMARDRARELGLKGACFPWRTIHGEECSGYWPAGTAAFHVNADIALAFERYRVVTGDQSLERECGLNVLVETARMWMSLGHHDRHGRWRIDGVTGPDEYTAVVRDNVFTNLMAAENLRIAAEACGRNPDDAADLGAGNEEIAAWRDAADAVHIPYDEELGVHPQCEGFTTLREWDFTESNDYPLLMHEPYFRLYSSQVVKQTDLVLAMHWQSHAFTDEQKARNVDYYERRTTRDSSLSACTQAVMCAEVGHLELAHDYAYEAALIDLRDLHRNTSDGVHVASLAGSWTALVQGFGGLRDDEKMLSLDPHLPPGITRMRFRLRWRNFGVVVDVDHDTVTYTLRDGPEGELTIRHAGQDLHLDTQKPTEVAVRPRHPLLPPPQQPPGRAPFRRSRV; this is encoded by the coding sequence ATGATCGCCGACGAGGCCTTCCCCGTCGAACCGTGGCACGTCCGGGAGACCAAGCTGTGCCTCGACCTGCTCCCGCAGAGCGAGTCGCTGTTCGCCCTGTCCAACGGACACATCGGCATGCGGGGAAACCTCGACGAGGGAGAACCTTTCGGCCTTCCCGGGACCTACCTCAACGGCTTCTACGAGAACCGTCCGCTGCCCTACGCCGAAGCGGGTTTCGGCTACCCGGAGGAAGGTCAGTCGGTCGTCGACGTCACCAACGGCAAGCTGATCCGGTTGCTCGTCGAGGACGAGCCGTTCGACGTCCGCTACGGCGACCTGATCGCCCACGAACGGGTGCTCGACCTGCGTGCCGGCACGCTGCGCCGGACCGCGGAATGGTGCTCGCCGGCCGGCAAGCACGTGCGCATCGAGTCGACCCGGCTGGTGTCGCTGGCGCAGCGGGGCCTGGCCGCCATCGAGTACGTCGTCGAAGCCCTCGACGAGGACGTGCGCGTCACCGTGCAATCCGAACTCGTCGCCAACGAAGACCAGCCCGCCCCGTCGGACGATCCGCGGGTGGCGGCGCTGCTGGTAAAGCCGCTCGAGCCGGTAGAGCACGAAGTGAGCGAACGCGGGGCGTCGCTGATGCACCGCACCCGTGCCAGCGGGCTGATGATGGCGACCGCGATGGACCACCTCGTCGAGGCGCCCGGCCGGTTTCAGCTCAGCGGCGACGCGGGCGACGACTGGGCCCGCACCACCGTGGTGTGCGCACTGAAACCCGGTGAGAAGCTGCGCATCGTCAAATACATCACCTACGGCTGGTCCAGCCTGCGGTCGCGGCCCGCGCTGCACGATCAGGCCGCCGCCGCCATCGCCGCCGCGCGGTTCACGGGTTGGGACGGCCTGCTGGACTCGCAACGCGCCTACCTCGACGAGTTCTGGGATTGCGCCGACGTCGAGGTCGACGGCGACCCGGACTGTCAGCAGGCGGTACGTTTCGGGCTCTTCCACGTGCTGCAGGCCAGCGCCCGCGCCGAACGGCGCGCGATCCCCGGCAAGGGCCTGACCGGAACCGGGTACGACGGTCACGCGTTCTGGGACACCGAGGGATTCGTGCTGCCCGTCCTGACCTACACCGCTCCCGGATCCGCCGCCGACGCGCTGCGTTGGCGCGCCTCCACCCTCGACATGGCACGCGACCGGGCCCGCGAACTCGGTCTGAAGGGCGCCTGCTTCCCCTGGCGGACGATCCACGGCGAGGAGTGTTCGGGGTACTGGCCCGCGGGCACCGCCGCGTTTCACGTCAACGCCGACATCGCGCTGGCCTTCGAGCGCTACCGGGTGGTGACCGGTGACCAGTCGCTCGAGCGGGAATGCGGGCTGAACGTGCTCGTCGAGACCGCCCGGATGTGGATGTCGTTGGGCCATCACGACCGGCACGGCCGCTGGCGGATCGACGGTGTCACCGGTCCCGACGAGTACACCGCAGTCGTGCGCGACAACGTGTTCACCAACCTGATGGCCGCCGAGAACCTGCGGATCGCCGCCGAGGCGTGCGGGCGAAATCCCGATGACGCAGCCGATCTCGGTGCCGGCAACGAGGAGATCGCGGCCTGGCGGGACGCGGCGGACGCCGTGCACATTCCGTACGACGAGGAACTCGGTGTGCACCCGCAGTGCGAGGGCTTCACCACGCTGCGGGAATGGGATTTCACGGAGAGCAACGACTACCCGCTGTTGATGCACGAACCCTACTTCAGGCTCTACTCCTCCCAGGTCGTCAAGCAGACGGATCTGGTGCTGGCGATGCACTGGCAGAGCCACGCGTTCACCGACGAGCAGAAGGCCCGCAACGTCGACTATTACGAGCGGCGCACCACCCGGGACTCGTCGCTGTCGGCGTGTACCCAAGCGGTGATGTGCGCCGAGGTCGGCCACCTCGAGCTGGCCCACGACTACGCCTACGAGGCCGCGTTGATCGACCTTCGCGACCTGCACCGCAACACCAGCGACGGGGTGCACGTGGCGTCGCTGGCGGGCAGCTGGACCGCGCTGGTCCAGGGTTTCGGCGGGTTGCGCGACGACGAGAAGATGCTCTCCCTGGACCCGCATCTGCCGCCGGGCATCACGCGGATGCGATTTCGCTTGCGGTGGCGCAACTTCGGCGTCGTCGTCGACGTCGATCACGACACGGTCACCTACACACTGCGCGACGGCCCCGAAGGGGAGCTGACCATCCGGCACGCCGGACAGGACCTGCACCTCGACACCCAGAAGCCCACCGAGGTGGCGGTGCGCCCGCGCCACCCGCTGCTACCGCCGCCCCAGCAGCCGCCCGGCCGCGCACCGTTCCGGCGCAGCCGCGTGTAG
- a CDS encoding DMT family transporter: MIGQGLTVLLALLAAVFLAVGIVVRQRATIDVPAEYGVSAVMFKTLIRRPLWWAGTGAAVAGYVFQALALATGSLLLVQPILVSALLFALPLSARLARRRVTRGEWAWAVLLTVALAVFVVLAKASPGDYAASLSTSAIVAVVCTVAVLACVVVAVRTAGWRRAVLLAVAVGVLFGVVAVLTKLVMHLLTHQGVLAVVTTPVLYLLAVLGVIATLLQQSAFHAGSLQTSVPTMLVLEPMIAVLLGAVVLGEHLDVGRWDAVAIAVATAAMVAGTIALGRDEGAYEEELEAAITKS; the protein is encoded by the coding sequence GTGATCGGCCAAGGACTGACAGTGCTTCTGGCGCTCCTGGCCGCGGTGTTCCTCGCGGTCGGCATCGTGGTGCGCCAACGCGCCACCATCGACGTGCCGGCCGAGTACGGCGTGAGCGCCGTGATGTTCAAGACCCTCATCCGGCGCCCGTTGTGGTGGGCGGGCACCGGGGCCGCGGTCGCCGGATATGTGTTCCAGGCGCTGGCACTGGCGACCGGATCCCTGCTGCTGGTGCAACCGATCCTGGTCTCGGCACTGTTGTTCGCGTTGCCACTGAGCGCGCGGCTGGCACGCCGGCGGGTCACCCGTGGCGAGTGGGCCTGGGCGGTGCTGCTGACCGTGGCGCTGGCCGTGTTCGTCGTGCTGGCCAAGGCCAGCCCCGGCGACTATGCCGCCTCGCTGTCCACGTCGGCGATCGTCGCGGTGGTGTGCACCGTCGCGGTCCTGGCCTGTGTCGTCGTGGCGGTGCGTACCGCCGGCTGGCGGCGGGCGGTGCTGCTGGCCGTGGCGGTCGGTGTGCTGTTCGGTGTCGTTGCGGTGCTGACCAAGCTGGTCATGCACCTCCTGACCCATCAGGGTGTGCTGGCGGTGGTGACAACCCCGGTGCTGTACCTGCTGGCCGTGCTCGGGGTGATCGCGACGCTGTTGCAGCAGTCGGCGTTCCACGCCGGATCCCTGCAGACCTCGGTGCCCACCATGCTGGTGCTGGAGCCGATGATCGCGGTGCTTCTCGGGGCGGTGGTGCTGGGCGAACACCTCGACGTGGGGCGCTGGGACGCCGTGGCGATCGCGGTGGCCACCGCGGCGATGGTGGCCGGCACGATCGCGCTGGGCCGCGACGAAGGCGCCTACGAAGAGGAACTCGAGGCCGCGATCACCAAGTCGTAG
- a CDS encoding ABC transporter permease gives MVFLIIPTVTVLIGAVYVDGAFTLDRIAALFTGTALSALANSLLLSAISALVGAAAGAVLAWLIVSAAATSTLRRAVLALCSVLAQFGGVALAFAFLATVGLNGVLTLWVQQLTGWNLAGSGWLYSLGGLTLVYTYFQIPLMVIVFTPALEGLRSQWREAAVSLGASTWAYWRDVAVPLLTPAFLGSVLLLFANAFAAYATAAALVSQGSPIVPLLIRTALTSDVVLGQAGFAYALALEMIVVVAVVMAAYRLVVRRSDRWLS, from the coding sequence ATGGTGTTCCTGATCATCCCGACCGTCACGGTGCTGATCGGCGCCGTCTACGTCGACGGGGCGTTCACGCTGGACCGGATCGCGGCACTGTTCACCGGAACGGCGCTCTCGGCGCTGGCGAACAGCCTGCTGCTCTCCGCGATCAGCGCGCTGGTGGGTGCCGCGGCGGGAGCGGTGCTGGCCTGGTTGATCGTCAGCGCCGCGGCCACGTCGACGTTGCGACGGGCGGTGCTGGCCCTGTGCAGTGTGCTGGCCCAGTTCGGCGGCGTCGCACTGGCGTTCGCGTTCCTGGCCACCGTCGGCCTCAACGGCGTGCTGACACTGTGGGTGCAGCAGCTCACCGGGTGGAACCTGGCCGGATCGGGATGGCTGTACAGCCTCGGCGGACTGACGCTGGTGTACACGTACTTTCAGATTCCGCTGATGGTCATCGTGTTCACGCCGGCGCTCGAGGGGTTGCGCAGCCAGTGGCGCGAGGCGGCGGTCAGCCTGGGCGCCTCCACGTGGGCCTACTGGCGCGACGTCGCCGTCCCGCTGCTGACCCCGGCATTCCTCGGTTCGGTACTGCTGTTGTTCGCCAACGCGTTCGCCGCCTACGCCACCGCGGCGGCACTGGTCAGTCAGGGCAGCCCGATCGTGCCGCTGCTCATCCGCACCGCTCTGACCAGTGATGTGGTGCTCGGACAGGCCGGATTCGCGTACGCGCTGGCGTTGGAGATGATCGTCGTCGTGGCGGTCGTCATGGCCGCCTACCGTCTGGTGGTGCGCCGCAGCGACCGGTGGCTGTCGTGA
- a CDS encoding ABC transporter ATP-binding protein, which produces MSRGEAGGHALDIDELTRVYGDSRALDGLTLHIRPGELVALLGPSGCGKTTALRIVAGLDEATSGTVSVAGVDLHRTPANRRDMGMVFQAYSLFPHLTVLDNVAFGLKMRGRGKRERRDRAAQMLELVGLAAYAGRYATELSGGQQQRVALARALAIEPRVLLLDEPLSALDAKVRIQLRDEIRRVQSEVGTTTLLVTHDQEEALAVADRVAVMSRGRLEQVAAPAQLYANPATPFVADFVGLNNKVPAHVSGGRATLLGVGVPTLPGSVAHGAGTARVRPESLTVTGDPAGSATVASVAFLGAISRIAITLADGLTLTAQTPSSAARRLAPGDRVTVGVQPDGVLVVRD; this is translated from the coding sequence ATGAGCCGCGGCGAAGCCGGCGGTCACGCCCTGGACATCGACGAACTCACCCGCGTCTACGGCGACTCACGCGCGCTCGACGGCCTGACCCTGCACATCCGGCCCGGTGAACTGGTGGCGCTGCTGGGCCCGTCCGGGTGCGGGAAGACCACCGCGCTGCGGATCGTGGCGGGGTTGGACGAGGCGACGTCGGGGACGGTGTCGGTCGCCGGGGTGGATCTGCACCGGACGCCGGCGAACCGGCGGGACATGGGCATGGTGTTCCAGGCGTACAGCCTGTTCCCGCATCTGACAGTGCTCGACAACGTCGCATTCGGGCTCAAGATGCGCGGCAGGGGCAAGCGGGAGCGACGGGATCGCGCGGCCCAGATGCTCGAACTGGTCGGTCTGGCCGCCTACGCCGGCCGGTATGCCACCGAGTTGTCGGGAGGCCAGCAGCAGCGGGTGGCGCTGGCCCGGGCGCTGGCGATCGAACCCCGGGTGCTGCTGCTCGACGAGCCACTGTCGGCGCTGGACGCCAAGGTGCGCATCCAGTTGCGCGACGAGATCCGGCGGGTCCAGTCGGAGGTGGGGACCACCACCCTGCTCGTCACCCACGACCAGGAGGAGGCGTTGGCGGTCGCCGACCGGGTGGCGGTGATGAGCAGGGGTCGACTGGAACAGGTGGCCGCGCCCGCGCAGCTGTACGCCAACCCCGCAACGCCGTTCGTCGCCGACTTCGTCGGCCTGAACAACAAGGTGCCCGCACACGTGTCCGGCGGCCGCGCGACGTTGCTCGGAGTCGGCGTCCCGACCCTGCCGGGGTCGGTGGCCCACGGCGCCGGGACGGCTCGGGTCCGGCCCGAATCCCTCACCGTGACCGGTGATCCCGCGGGCTCGGCCACCGTTGCCTCGGTGGCGTTCCTGGGGGCCATCTCCCGGATCGCGATCACGCTGGCGGACGGGCTGACGCTCACCGCCCAGACGCCGAGTTCGGCTGCCCGGCGGCTGGCGCCCGGCGACCGCGTCACCGTCGGAGTGCAACCCGACGGTGTCCTCGTGGTGCGTGATTGA
- a CDS encoding ABC transporter substrate-binding protein: protein MVSRLVGVAATGALLVGAVACAPPERDSSGTETQSGVKAGEATSAADFGGMAELVAAAQAEGELNVIALPPDWANYGAIISAFSDKYGIKVNSAQPDASSQDEINAANQQKGRSSAPDVFDLGQAVALANTSLFAPYRVETFDDIPAAFKDPDGTWVNDYGGYMSIGFDSAAVPPVTGVDDLLKPEYRGSVALNGDPTQAGAAFSGVMMVALSQGGSPDDIAPGVEFFAQLNDAGNFLPVDPTPATIESGQTPVVIDWNYTNSAQTKKLPSWTVVVPPDNPVAGYYYQAINKDAPHPAAARLWQEFLYSDEGQNLFAEGGVRPVRADNMLADGTLDPAVAAALPVVDGPVTVPTPQQTEAASKYLADNWAAAVG, encoded by the coding sequence CTGGTGTCCCGGCTGGTGGGTGTCGCGGCAACCGGTGCACTGCTCGTCGGCGCAGTGGCCTGCGCACCTCCGGAACGGGACAGCTCCGGAACCGAGACACAGTCCGGGGTCAAGGCCGGGGAAGCGACGTCGGCCGCCGACTTCGGCGGCATGGCCGAGCTCGTCGCAGCGGCGCAGGCCGAAGGCGAGCTGAATGTCATTGCGTTGCCGCCGGACTGGGCCAACTACGGAGCAATCATCTCGGCGTTCTCCGACAAGTACGGCATCAAGGTCAACTCGGCGCAGCCGGATGCGTCCAGCCAGGACGAGATCAACGCCGCCAACCAGCAGAAGGGGCGCTCCAGCGCACCCGATGTGTTCGACCTGGGTCAGGCCGTGGCGCTGGCCAACACGTCGCTGTTCGCCCCCTATCGGGTCGAGACGTTCGACGACATCCCGGCCGCGTTCAAGGATCCCGACGGCACCTGGGTCAACGACTACGGCGGCTACATGTCGATCGGATTCGACTCGGCCGCAGTGCCGCCGGTCACGGGTGTCGACGACCTTCTCAAACCCGAATACCGGGGCAGCGTGGCGCTCAACGGTGACCCGACGCAGGCCGGAGCCGCGTTCTCCGGGGTCATGATGGTCGCGTTGTCACAGGGCGGGTCACCCGACGACATCGCACCCGGAGTCGAGTTCTTCGCCCAACTCAACGATGCAGGAAACTTCCTTCCGGTCGACCCGACGCCGGCGACCATCGAGTCCGGGCAGACGCCGGTCGTCATCGACTGGAACTACACGAACTCCGCGCAGACGAAGAAGCTGCCGTCCTGGACCGTCGTTGTCCCACCGGACAACCCGGTCGCCGGCTACTACTACCAGGCCATCAACAAAGATGCCCCGCACCCGGCGGCGGCGCGGCTGTGGCAGGAGTTCCTGTACAGCGACGAGGGGCAGAACCTGTTCGCCGAGGGCGGGGTCCGTCCGGTCCGCGCCGACAACATGCTCGCCGACGGGACTCTCGACCCGGCGGTGGCCGCGGCGCTGCCCGTCGTGGACGGCCCGGTGACGGTCCCGACACCGCAGCAGACCGAGGCCGCGTCGAAGTACCTCGCGGACAACTGGGCCGCGGCTGTGGGCTGA